DNA from Pelodiscus sinensis isolate JC-2024 chromosome 1, ASM4963464v1, whole genome shotgun sequence:
CTTTGCTAGTTCTGTCTGTGCGGCTCATAGCATGGAACCAAGGAGGCCTGCCTGAAGACAAGGAGGCCTCTTGTGCTAGATAACTTGGTGGGACACTGCTCAATTCATAGGCCCACTAGTACGTTAGACTTGGGTCAAGGTTTTCTTTAATTTCTTAGGGGTTATTCTACTTTCTCCTGGTTGCTGTCGCCACTGCTCCCTGGAAATCACTCTTTCTGTAGCACAGAAATCTATTAAATACACGTCACCTCGCATAAGGTGTGTGGGTAGCAGTGCAAAAGGGTCAGTCTTAGCTCAGGAATCTTAGTTGGTGAACACGCACGTTCCTCTCTAGCAGCAGGGTTCTGGGCATCACATCCATACTGGATGGGACTAGGGCAGGGGAGCTCCGGGGGCATTGGCTGGGGATCTGGGGGTGTTTGGAGTGTACACTTTCCATGAACACCTCTGGGTGCAGGACTTCTCTGTGGATGTTGGGGTGAGGCAGACTGGGGAGCTTTGCCACTTGCAATTCACAACACAGGAGGGAACACAGACATGGGAGGCAGAGGTCTCAGTTCCCTCTCAGCTCCAGCTGCCATCCTGGGGGGCCAGAGGGAACCCGTCACAGAGGTGATCCAATGGGTGACGGAAGAGGAGACGAGGAAGCAGGAGGGAAGGATATTTGGAAGAGGCACAAACCTTCCTGGAGCCCAAAGGAAGGTGTGGAGCAGTGGTGGAGCCGTTGGGAAAGAGGTGGGGTCATTTCCAGGGCCTTGAGTGTCCAGTTACAATGTAGAAACCCAACAATTTAATGAGTCACATACAGACTGATTCCCCAATATGTTACACTTGGAAAGAAATATCAGGAAAGGATTGAATCGCTCTTTGACTAGCTAGTGAGTCATTCAGGCAAGGAAGCCCAGCACCAGTCTTCTCGGCACATTGCTCAATGTGAGTGTCAGGAAACGAGGAGAAAACATTTAGGGTAATTTGCGAGTCagaagctggagcagcctggcccggatctgtttggtcctcactccatagatgatggggtttatcATGGGTGGCACCAGGAGGTAAATATTATAAATAAGAACGTATACATGCTGGGGTATATTGAGGCCAAAGCGGGTCGTGAGGGAGCCAAAGAGATTTGGAGTGTAAAAGGCTAAGATGACACACAGGTGGGAagtgcaggtcccaaaagtcttaaGCCGGGCATCCTTTGTGGGGAgtttgaagatggccctgaggatcagaGTATAGGACAGAGCAAGAAAACTCACATCCAGACCCAACACACAGAAGagcacaaagaggccgtagtgTCGACTCACACGGATGTCAGCACAGGCCAGATTCACCACGTCCATGTGCTCACAGTGCGTGTAGGGGATGAcattggttctgcaatatggccactgcctcgcCAGTAAGGGATAGGGCAGTATAAATATGGCACCTCGCAGTACCATGGCCAGGCCAGTCTTGGCCACCAGAGGGTTattcaggatggt
Protein-coding regions in this window:
- the LOC142819384 gene encoding olfactory receptor 52E2-like, translating into MADSNTTQFTNPSTFILQGIPGLEWAHVWISIPFCTMYVITILGNVTILFIVKTEPSLHEPMYYFLCMLAITDLVLSNATLPTILSNLWFNLREISFSACLTQLYFVHSIAVIESGILVAMGLDRYVAICHPLRHSTILNNPLVAKTGLAMVLRGAIFILPYPLLARQWPYCRTNVIPYTHCEHMDVVNLACADIRVSRHYGLFVLFCVLGLDVSFLALSYTLILRAIFKLPTKDARLKTFGTCTSHLCVILAFYTPNLFGSLTTRFGLNIPQHVYVLIYNIYLLVPPMINPIIYGVRTKQIRARLLQLLTRKLP